The sequence CAGTTCCAGTGTGGCTGATCATCCTCTCAGACCAGCTACCCATCGTAGCCTTGGTAGGCCATTACCCTACCAACTAGCTAATGGGCCGCGGACTCATCCTAAAGCGATAACATAGAAGAGGTCATCTTTTCCCACTGAGTCCGAAGACTCCGTGGGCTTATCATGTATTAGCCCCCCTTTCGGAAGGTTATCCCAGACTCTAGGGCAGATTATCCACGTGTTACTCACCCGTGCGCCACTCTACTCGCTTCCCGAAGGAAACTTTCTCGTTCGACTTGCATGTGTTAAGCATGCCGCCAGCGTTCNNNNGAAACTTTCTCGTTCGACTTGCATGTGTTAAGCATGCCGCCAGCGTTCGTTCTGAGCCAGGATCAAACTCTCCAGTTTAAACTGAAAAATTGATTCTGATTTTTTACTCAATAGTTGATTTAACTATAACGCGTAAACTATCTCAAACATCTGCTATTCAGTTTTCAAAGACCAGTAATTCCGTGCTTTTCTCTGCGCTCTTGCCGTTCAGCGCAGACGCACAAGATAACTCTGTGCGTTCTGTTTGTCAATAAATTTATTTTAAATTTATTAACTTTTTTTCTGTCTGCCCAAACACCTGTTTTCTGTCGGTGTTTTGCAGCGACGAGGGGAGTTTATACCCGATTCGCGCTGCCAGTGTCAAGGGCTTTTTAAAAATAATTTCACCCTTCTGGGCTGACACTTTCTGACCTGCCTTGAGCCTACTCTGCCACCGGAATAAATCCTGATGTTTTTCGGCAACGAGGGGAGTTTATACCTGATACGAGATACTACAGTCAAGGGTTTTTTCCATCAGATGCAATTTATTTTAAATTACAAATTATCCCGACATCAGACACCTGATTCAGCCCGAAAAAACCTGGCCAGCATCACGCAGAGACAACTCAATATGTTCTTGTTTCGATGGGACCGCGGCAACCGAACAAAACGCGCGAAAGGAATCAAACCGCCTCGATGATAAAATAATTCTTCTTGCCCTTCTGGACCAGAATATATGACCCGTTGACCAGGTCCGCCGCCGTGACTATATACTCCTGGTCGCTCAGCCTGGCCTTGTTGAGACTGAGTCCGTTCCCTTTTATCGTGCGGCGCAATTCGCCTTTTGACGGGAACACATCGGTCTCCTCTGCGAGCAGTTCAATAACCGGAACCCCCGCGTCGAGCATGGCCCGGCCGACCTTATAGGTCGGGACCCCTTCAAAAACTGAAAGAAAGGTCTCTCTGTCGAGTCGTGTCAGGCTTTCAGCCGTTGCTTTGCCAAACAGAATCTGTGAAGCCTCGACTGCCTTATCGTACTCCTCCTCGCCGTGAACCATGCAGGTCACCTCTCTGGCCAGGCGCTTCTGCAGCGGCCGCAGGTGTGGTGCGGTTTCCTGTTCCTTAACCAGTGCGGCCACCTCATCCCTGGGCAAGAGCGTGAAGATCTTAATGTACCTCTCTGCATCGGCGTCAGAGACATTGAGCCAGAACTGGTAGAACTTGTAGGGAGTTGTCAATTTCGGATCGAGCCAGACATTGCCGCTTTCGGTTTTGCCGAATTTGCCGCCGTCCGCCTTGGTGATCAGCGGACAGGTCAGGGCAAAGGCTTCACCCCCTTGTTTTCGGCGGATGAGCTCTGTCCCGGTCGTGATATTCCCCCATTGGTCGGAGCCCCCCATCTGCAACTTGCAGTTCTTCTCACGATAAAGATGTAAAAAATCGGTCGCCTGAACCAATTGGTAGGTAAACTCGGTAAAAGAGAGACCCATCTTGGCTTCTTCGCCCAAACGTTTTTTAACACTGTCCTTGGCCATCATGTAATTAACGGTAATATGCTTGCCGATATCGCGAATGAACTCGAGAAAGCCGAAATCCTTCATCCAGTCGTAGTTATTGACCAGCTCGGCCGCATTGTCGACATCCGAATCAAAGTCGAGAAACTTCGTCAGCTGTTTCTTTAAACATGCTTCGTTATGACGGAGGGTTTTTTCGTCGAGCAGATTGCGTTCGACCGACTTGCCGGACGGGTCGCCGATCATCCCGGTCGCCCCACCAATCAAGGCGATCGGTTTATGGCCGGCAATCTGGAGATGCTTAAGCATCATCACGCTGACCAGGTGACCGATATGTAATGAGTCGGCCGTCGGGTCGATCCCGACATAAGCCGCGGTCATCTCTTTTTGCAGCTGTTCTTCCGCGCCGGGGGTGATGTCGTGGACCATCCCGCGCCAGGTCAATTCTTCAACAAGGTTCATTTCCAACACCTACAGTTCAGTCCAGTTTGGGCCTGCCGTGAATATACAGCCACGCAGATTAAAGGTTCAGCTGACCAGCTCCATCACCCGCTCAATCTGTCGTGCCTTGCCGCTCGATTCATCGATATCGACGACAACCGCACAGAGTGCAGGATCTTTCTTTGCAACTTCGAAACGGACCGGTCTCTGGGTCAGGAACTTTTCAATAATTGGCTCCCGCCGCATCCCGATGACCCCGTCACGACTCCCGGTCATGCCGACATCAGAAATGTACGCCGTGCCGCCAGGCAGAATCCGTTCGTCTGCGGTCTGCACATGCGTATGGGTCCCGATAACGGCAGAAACCCGACCGGCCAGGTACCAGCCGAGCGCCATTTTTTCACTGGTCGCTTCGGCATGCATATCAACAAGCAGGATATCACTGTCGGCAAGCTCGGTGATGAGACGATCAACGGTCTGAAACGGGCAATCAAGATCATTCATGAATACCCGGCCTTCGAGGTTCATTACGCCAACCGTGATTCCGGTGTTGGTTCGGAACTGCCCGCCCCCTCTGCCCGGAACCTCTCCGGGATAATTTGCCGGCCGCAGAACCCGCTCCTCGGCATTCAGATAATCGACAATGTCCCGCTTGTCCCAGATATGATTGCCGGAGGTCATGACATCAACGCCGTAACCAAACAGCTCCTCGGCTACATCGACTGTCAACCCGAAGCCGGCGGCAGCATTTTCGCAATTGGCAATCGTCAGATCGATAGCGTGCCGATCGATCAGCCGCCCGAGCCGTTCGTTGAGAGCATAGCGCCCGGGTCGACCGACGATATCTCCAATAAAAAGAAGCTTCACACCCGAACCTTATTTCGCATATTCGACAGCCCGGGTTTCCCGGATGACATTAACCTTGATCTGACCGGGATAGGTCATCTCCTGTTCGATCTTCTTGGCAATGTCGCGTGCCACAACATGGGCATGCTCATCCGATACATCGTCACTCGAGACCATAACCCTGATCTCCCGGCCGGCCTGAATGGCAAAACAGCTGTTACAACCGGGTAGCGAGGTTCCGATTTTCTCGAGTTCCTCAAGACGCTTTACATAGGTTTCAAGCATTTCACGACGGGCCCCTGGCCGGGCGCCGGAGAGAGCATCGGCAGCCTGTACCAGTACGGCCAGAATCGTTTCCGGCTTTTCATCTTCATGATGCGCGGCCAGGGCATGGATAATTTCAGGAGCTTCTCCATACTTGCGCGCAAGATCTGCACCGATGACCGCATGCGACCCTTCAATCTCGTGATCGACCGCCTTGCCGATATCATGCAACAGACCGGCCCGGCGCGCCATCTTGACATCAATCCCGAGTTCGGAGGCCATGATACCGCACAGAAACGACACTTCCAGAGAATGCTGCAGCACGTTCTGTCCGTAAGAGGTCCGGTAACGGAGCCGGCCGACCAGTTTCATAATCTCCTGATGGATACCATGGACGCCAACATCGAAAGTCGCCTGCTCTCCCGATTCACGTATCGACTCATCAACCTCCTGCTCCGACTTCTTGACCACTTCTTCAATCCGCGACGGATGGATCCGGCCATCGGCAATCAGTTTTTCAAGAGAGAGACGGGCAACTTCACGCCGCACCGGGTTGAAGCCTGAGATAATGACCGCTTCCGGCGTATCGTCAATGATCAGATCGATCCCCGTGGCAGCTTCAATTGCCCTGATATTTCTTCCTTCTCGCCCGATGATCCGGCCTTTCATTTCATCATTCGGCAACGGCACAACACTGACTGATTTCTCGGCGACATAATCACCGGCGTAACGTTGGATTGCGAGCGCGAGAATATTTTTCGCTTTCTTGTCGGCAACCTCATGCGCCTCTTCCTCGATCTGCTTGATCAGCTTGGCGGCATCGTGCCGTGCTTCGCTTTCCATCGACTCAACCAGCATCTTCTTGGCCTCTTCCGAACTCATGCCGGAGACCTTCTCCAGCCTGCTGCGTTGCTCGGCAACCAGTTCTTCCGCTTCCTGTTGTTTGCTGGTCAGATTCGCCTCCTTGTCGCGCAGACTCTGATCGCGCCGCAACAGGTCGCTGTCCCGGCTGTCGAGTTGTTCCGACTTGCGATCGAGATTCTCTTCTTTCTGCTGCAGCCGCTTTTCCTGAGATTGTATCTCACGGCGCATTTCGCGAACCTCATCTTCCCAGGCTGACTTGGCCTTGAAAACCGTATCCTTGGCCAGGATGTCAGCTTCCTTACGCACCGATTCGGCATCGCGATTGGCATTACCAACGATCTCCGCGGCGACCCTTTCGGCATTGGCTATTTTCGTACTGCCAAGCTTGCTCCGCAATATCGCACCAACCACGGCACCGAGGCCGGCAGCTGCGATTCCTATCATGATTACTATTTCTATCTTCACGGTAAATACTCCCTCCGTATCTGTTTAAGGTATCTGTTAGCGTTCAATTTTTATAATCCCGTTGTCAGTCACGAGAAGGTCAAGACGAACATCGTGATCCTCTTTCGGCAATTCTTCAACGATCTGAATCTCGTAGGCCAAACCGGCCATTACCGCCGGCCGACCGGAGTTGACAAGCCGGTCATAATAACCGCGTCCGTAACCGAGTCGATAACCGAGCCGATCAAAACCGACTCCCGGCACAACCATCAGGTCGATAGCAGCGACACTCACCGGCTTGCCATCGAGTGGTTCGGCGATCCCGAACGAGCCGGGCTTTAAGGCTGAGCAATCGTCGACCTCGAAAAACTCCAGAGAGTCACCCTGCACCCGCGGAAAGCAGACCCTCTTTCCGACCTTTCGGGCCGCTGAAAAAAGAGCCGAGGTCTGAACCTCATTCCGGATTGGCGCGTACAATGCCAGCAATTCGGCATCCTGATATTCGGGTCGATTCAACAACGCCTGCTGGATTACATCACTGCGCCGCAGACAATCCGAACCATCGATTCGCTGTCTCTGCTTAAGTAGTTTTTGCCGTAAAAGGTTTTTCGGCATGACAGAGACTCCAGTTCCGGAATCTCTGTAGGGAGGTTATAGATATTAGGGTAAACCGGTACGTTGCACCTCGATCAAAAAACATCCTGACACAGGACAATCAAGTATTGATCAAAATCGAGTATATTTCTGATAGCTGAATCCATTATCAGTCCGTTCGTACCGGAAGGCTCTTCAAGCCTCACATTTTATGCAATAACCACCGTACCTGGTGGCGGTTCAAGCACGCTGAAAAGCGTGGATTGTACTGCTGATATCTATATATAACGCTCCATACAGAGACAGTTTTCATTCCGTGGACGGTACTGCTTCAGCGAGTTTTTCGAGAAGCGCCTCAAGGCGCTCCTGCATCTGGACCGCTTCGTTCCCGTCCCTGAGTTGCAAATAATCTCCGGCGACATTCATCAGTGCAAGAACGGCAGCACTCAAGGTATCGGCGGTATGTCCCGAGGAAACGACTTGCTGAATACGATCATTGACGAAATCAGCGACTTTTTCAATGACCCTGGGGTCGGTATCGCTTTTGAAAGTATATTGCTGACCCAGAATTGTAACCTCAGCAACCTGTTTCAAAATATCCTCTATCCCAGTTGATCCAATTTGGAAAGGATTGAATCGAGCTCTTTGCGACAGTGCTTTCTTTCATCGAGAAAGGCCTGCTGAATCCGGCTGAGTCTGTCATTCTCCTTCTCCAGACGTGCTTTCCGGGCAAGGAGCTCATCAATTTTCTTTTCCAGACGTGCAACAATATCATCAGACACGAGTCTTTCCTCAAATATAGGAAAATTGTAGAAAAATTAATACTTAAAGTCAAGCGCCATCACTGCCGTCAAACAGTGCTGCGGCAAAAAGATCGGGATCAAACGGACGCAAATCATCGATCGCCTCACCGATGCCGATATAGCGGACCGGAATCTTAAGGTCATTGCTGATCGCGACAACGATTCCGCCCTTGGCCGTACCATCAAGTTTGGTCAGCACAATGCCATCGACATCGACCGCCTCCTTGAACAGGCGGGCCTGGGCCAATGCATTCTGACCGGTCGTTGCATCAACAACCAGAAGAGTCTGGTGCGGCGCCCCGGCAAGTTCGCGCCCGAGCACACGGCATACCTTCTTGAGCTCTTCCATCAGGTTGGCCTTGGTATGAAGCCGGCCGGCCGTATCGATAATCAGAAGATCGCTCTTCCGGGCAATCGCCGCCTTGACTGCATCAAAGGCGACTGCCGCCGGATCGCCGCCCTCCTGGTGCCGAACGATATCAACTCCGGCCCGCCTGGCCCAGACTTCAAGTTGCTCAGCAGCCGCGGCCCGGAAAGTATCGCCGGCGCCGAGCAATACCTTTTTACCGTCAGCGGCGTAGCGACTGGCCAGCTTGCCGATCGTCGTCGTCTTGCCGACGCCGTTGACGCCGACCATCATGATAACCTTCGGACCCGCCGCAATTTCGCGATCCGGGACGGCAACCAGCCTGAGCCGGAGGCTGATCTCTTCCTTTAACCCGGCATATATCTCTGACGATGGCGCATCACTGCCGGAGAATCTCTCTTCCAGGGCCCGAACCAGAGCCTGCGTCGTTGGCATCCCGAAATCGGAAGTGATCAGAATCTCTTCGAGTTCTTCAATCATTTCCGGGCTGAACCGGCTCTGGCTGCCGAAAAGGCCGTCCAGACGACCGACCAGCGAATCCCGGGTTTTGCCGAGACCGGAGCGCATTCGTTCCAGAACCGTTACCTCAGGGGCGACAACCGCTTCAGCCTCCGGATCCATGCCGATGGCAATGGAGTCGTCTGGCCGCTTTTCTTCTTGCACAACCGGCTCGCCGCTTTTTTCGGGCGCCGTTGTTTCATTTACAGAGAGCCCTGACTTGCGGCGACTGATGCGCCAGACGACGAATACGAACAACAGAGAGATCAGGGTTGCACAAACATAAAGAAGGATCAGCGCACCGACCGGACGCGAGGCTTCAGCCACACCGATGGCACCCAGAAGGCTTTGAGTTTTCTGCAGTAATTGATCCAACCAGGGGGCGTTCATACAAGAATCTTTCTGATGCAGAT comes from Desulfuromonas sp. and encodes:
- a CDS encoding tyrosine--tRNA ligase, which produces MNLVEELTWRGMVHDITPGAEEQLQKEMTAAYVGIDPTADSLHIGHLVSVMMLKHLQIAGHKPIALIGGATGMIGDPSGKSVERNLLDEKTLRHNEACLKKQLTKFLDFDSDVDNAAELVNNYDWMKDFGFLEFIRDIGKHITVNYMMAKDSVKKRLGEEAKMGLSFTEFTYQLVQATDFLHLYREKNCKLQMGGSDQWGNITTGTELIRRKQGGEAFALTCPLITKADGGKFGKTESGNVWLDPKLTTPYKFYQFWLNVSDADAERYIKIFTLLPRDEVAALVKEQETAPHLRPLQKRLAREVTCMVHGEEEYDKAVEASQILFGKATAESLTRLDRETFLSVFEGVPTYKVGRAMLDAGVPVIELLAEETDVFPSKGELRRTIKGNGLSLNKARLSDQEYIVTAADLVNGSYILVQKGKKNYFIIEAV
- a CDS encoding TIGR00282 family metallophosphoesterase yields the protein MKLLFIGDIVGRPGRYALNERLGRLIDRHAIDLTIANCENAAAGFGLTVDVAEELFGYGVDVMTSGNHIWDKRDIVDYLNAEERVLRPANYPGEVPGRGGGQFRTNTGITVGVMNLEGRVFMNDLDCPFQTVDRLITELADSDILLVDMHAEATSEKMALGWYLAGRVSAVIGTHTHVQTADERILPGGTAYISDVGMTGSRDGVIGMRREPIIEKFLTQRPVRFEVAKKDPALCAVVVDIDESSGKARQIERVMELVS
- the rny gene encoding ribonuclease Y; protein product: MKIEIVIMIGIAAAGLGAVVGAILRSKLGSTKIANAERVAAEIVGNANRDAESVRKEADILAKDTVFKAKSAWEDEVREMRREIQSQEKRLQQKEENLDRKSEQLDSRDSDLLRRDQSLRDKEANLTSKQQEAEELVAEQRSRLEKVSGMSSEEAKKMLVESMESEARHDAAKLIKQIEEEAHEVADKKAKNILALAIQRYAGDYVAEKSVSVVPLPNDEMKGRIIGREGRNIRAIEAATGIDLIIDDTPEAVIISGFNPVRREVARLSLEKLIADGRIHPSRIEEVVKKSEQEVDESIRESGEQATFDVGVHGIHQEIMKLVGRLRYRTSYGQNVLQHSLEVSFLCGIMASELGIDVKMARRAGLLHDIGKAVDHEIEGSHAVIGADLARKYGEAPEIIHALAAHHEDEKPETILAVLVQAADALSGARPGARREMLETYVKRLEELEKIGTSLPGCNSCFAIQAGREIRVMVSSDDVSDEHAHVVARDIAKKIEQEMTYPGQIKVNVIRETRAVEYAK
- a CDS encoding 5-formyltetrahydrofolate cyclo-ligase — its product is MPKNLLRQKLLKQRQRIDGSDCLRRSDVIQQALLNRPEYQDAELLALYAPIRNEVQTSALFSAARKVGKRVCFPRVQGDSLEFFEVDDCSALKPGSFGIAEPLDGKPVSVAAIDLMVVPGVGFDRLGYRLGYGRGYYDRLVNSGRPAVMAGLAYEIQIVEELPKEDHDVRLDLLVTDNGIIKIER
- a CDS encoding cell division protein ZapB, which codes for MSDDIVARLEKKIDELLARKARLEKENDRLSRIQQAFLDERKHCRKELDSILSKLDQLG
- a CDS encoding signal recognition particle-docking protein FtsY is translated as MNAPWLDQLLQKTQSLLGAIGVAEASRPVGALILLYVCATLISLLFVFVVWRISRRKSGLSVNETTAPEKSGEPVVQEEKRPDDSIAIGMDPEAEAVVAPEVTVLERMRSGLGKTRDSLVGRLDGLFGSQSRFSPEMIEELEEILITSDFGMPTTQALVRALEERFSGSDAPSSEIYAGLKEEISLRLRLVAVPDREIAAGPKVIMMVGVNGVGKTTTIGKLASRYAADGKKVLLGAGDTFRAAAAEQLEVWARRAGVDIVRHQEGGDPAAVAFDAVKAAIARKSDLLIIDTAGRLHTKANLMEELKKVCRVLGRELAGAPHQTLLVVDATTGQNALAQARLFKEAVDVDGIVLTKLDGTAKGGIVVAISNDLKIPVRYIGIGEAIDDLRPFDPDLFAAALFDGSDGA